One Beggiatoa leptomitoformis DNA segment encodes these proteins:
- a CDS encoding response regulator, with product MTDKPSHPHILIVDDKPANIQFLGMVLRQQEYLISVAQDGYQAIRIVDKITPDLILLDIMMPGIDGFETCLQLKKKPHTNSVPIIFLTAKDDAEDIIKGFQLGAADYVTKPFNSSVLLARVATHLALRQKTQQLEQQQQEIKTALQISQEKYRFLVENQTDFVIKLDAQGRFLFASPSYCEKLQKTEEQLLNTFFSQHLLTEEQEVFHHICTVLQQAPHIYSVELQLLQPDAIHWIAWSCKAILNPQGQLTEIISVGRDVTARRQAEEKARQTLHELAHISRLNSMGEMTTALAHEINQPLTAILSFAQAGLRLLDSPHLELEDLRLALEGIERNGKLSSEIIKRIRFFARKDKQLHKQPLDINQLIKEVEYLVRPELRRNQVNLSLHLLPIPFMTIVDNIQIQQVILNLIRNAMDAILSATTVLREIIIKTQIVAKNYLEVAVFDTGIGIDPQIKQTLFEPFITTKAHGIGIGLSICRSIIEEHGGQLQFMDNPQGGSIFLFTLPINETEQ from the coding sequence ATGACAGACAAGCCCTCGCACCCGCACATTCTTATCGTTGATGATAAACCTGCAAATATCCAATTTTTGGGTATGGTGCTGCGACAACAAGAATATCTTATCAGTGTTGCGCAAGACGGCTATCAAGCCATTCGGATTGTCGACAAAATTACGCCCGATTTAATTCTGCTCGATATTATGATGCCCGGTATAGATGGTTTTGAAACCTGTTTACAACTCAAAAAAAAACCACACACTAATAGCGTCCCGATTATTTTTCTAACTGCAAAAGATGATGCAGAAGATATTATTAAAGGGTTTCAACTGGGTGCTGCGGATTATGTTACTAAACCATTTAACTCATCCGTTTTGCTCGCACGGGTTGCAACGCACTTAGCATTACGCCAAAAAACGCAACAATTAGAACAACAACAGCAAGAAATTAAAACCGCCCTGCAAATTAGCCAAGAAAAATATCGCTTTCTTGTAGAAAATCAAACCGATTTTGTTATAAAACTAGACGCACAAGGGCGATTTTTATTCGCCAGTCCCTCCTATTGCGAAAAACTGCAAAAAACGGAAGAACAATTATTAAACACATTTTTTAGCCAACACTTACTTACTGAAGAACAAGAAGTATTTCATCATATTTGTACCGTTTTACAACAAGCACCGCATATTTACAGCGTAGAACTACAACTTTTACAACCTGATGCTATTCATTGGATTGCATGGTCATGCAAAGCAATTTTAAATCCACAAGGACAGTTAACAGAAATTATCAGTGTAGGACGCGATGTAACGGCTCGCCGTCAAGCGGAAGAAAAAGCCCGCCAAACCTTGCATGAACTGGCGCACATTTCCCGCCTCAACTCTATGGGAGAAATGACGACCGCGCTAGCCCACGAAATAAATCAGCCATTAACAGCAATTTTAAGTTTTGCTCAGGCGGGATTACGCTTATTAGACAGCCCTCATCTTGAGTTAGAAGATTTGCGGCTTGCTTTAGAAGGCATTGAACGAAATGGTAAATTATCCAGTGAAATTATTAAACGGATTCGTTTTTTTGCCCGCAAAGATAAACAACTACATAAACAACCTTTAGATATTAACCAGTTAATTAAAGAAGTTGAATATTTAGTGCGTCCTGAATTACGTCGTAATCAGGTGAATTTAAGCCTGCATCTTTTACCAATACCATTCATGACGATTGTAGATAATATACAAATTCAACAGGTTATATTAAACTTAATTCGTAATGCGATGGATGCTATTTTGTCAGCAACAACGGTATTACGCGAAATCATTATTAAAACGCAAATAGTTGCTAAAAACTATTTAGAAGTTGCTGTCTTTGATACAGGTATTGGTATAGACCCACAGATTAAACAGACGCTTTTTGAACCATTTATTACCACAAAAGCCCATGGGATTGGTATCGGTTTATCGATTTGTCGCTCGATTATTGAAGAACATGGTGGACAATTACAATTTATGGATAATCCACAAGGGGGAAGCATTTTTCTTTTTACCCTGCCCATTAATGAGACTGAACAATGA
- a CDS encoding HIT family protein, whose amino-acid sequence MSFQCPFCALMLNPTSQRVYDDELVFVIRDKFPVSQGHTLIIPRRHYASWFEATETEQLALFSALAIAKVNIQTQYQPDAYNIGINDGAVAGQTVPHLHIHLIPRYQSDTVEPRGGIRWILPDKAVYWDK is encoded by the coding sequence ATGTCTTTTCAATGTCCCTTTTGTGCATTAATGCTTAATCCTACATCACAACGGGTTTATGATGATGAATTAGTCTTTGTTATTAGGGATAAATTCCCTGTTTCACAAGGACATACATTAATTATTCCGCGTCGACATTATGCCTCATGGTTTGAGGCAACTGAAACAGAGCAATTAGCCTTATTCAGTGCGTTAGCAATCGCAAAAGTAAATATTCAGACACAATATCAACCTGATGCGTACAATATTGGGATTAATGATGGTGCAGTTGCAGGACAAACTGTTCCGCATTTACATATTCATTTAATTCCACGTTATCAAAGTGATACTGTAGAACCCCGAGGCGGCATACGGTGGATATTGCCTGATAAGGCTGTTTACTGGGATAAATAA
- a CDS encoding response regulator transcription factor → MIKTIEPRVFVVDDEPDVRAAIRLLLKTVGLKVEIFESAIEFLQKYQMEWAGCLIVDVRMPGMSGLELQAKLHEMRSPLALLVISGHGEVEMAVKAVKAGAIDFIQKPFSDQHLLDCVQEALQSGVSAYQRYAEETEITGRYNTLTAREKEVMWLVVEGKSNKLIGMDLNISVRTVEIHRARVMEKLMADTFPALMRVVAVVEKIKE, encoded by the coding sequence ATGATAAAAACTATTGAACCACGCGTCTTTGTTGTCGATGATGAACCCGATGTCAGGGCAGCAATTCGTTTATTATTGAAAACCGTCGGCTTGAAAGTTGAAATCTTCGAGTCAGCCATTGAGTTTTTACAAAAATATCAAATGGAATGGGCAGGTTGTTTAATTGTTGATGTCCGAATGCCCGGTATGAGCGGTTTAGAATTACAAGCAAAGTTGCATGAAATGCGTTCACCTTTAGCCCTGTTAGTCATTTCGGGACATGGTGAGGTGGAAATGGCCGTAAAAGCAGTGAAGGCGGGCGCAATAGATTTTATTCAAAAACCCTTTAGTGACCAACATTTACTAGATTGTGTACAAGAAGCCTTACAATCTGGTGTCAGTGCCTATCAACGTTATGCAGAAGAGACAGAAATCACGGGTCGTTACAACACATTAACAGCACGCGAAAAAGAAGTGATGTGGCTGGTTGTCGAGGGTAAGTCTAACAAACTCATTGGAATGGATTTAAATATTAGTGTGCGAACAGTAGAAATTCACCGTGCGAGGGTGATGGAAAAACTAATGGCAGATACTTTTCCTGCATTAATGCGGGTTGTTGCGGTGGTGGAAAAAATCAAAGAGTGA
- the nhaA gene encoding Na+/H+ antiporter NhaA — protein sequence MARVQFQSALQDFFKLESASSILLLGAAVLALLMNNTPILSDIYQGFLHLPLGIRLGEINLDKYVLLWINDGLMAVFFFLIGLELKRELLEGQLASLQQAILPLLAAIGGMLVPAIIYTAVNWGQADSLQGWAIPAATDIAFSLGVLVLLKGIIPDSLRIFLLALAIIDDMGAIIIIAAFYSAHGLELTPLYYAGGAIIALAVLNMLRVTRITPYIILGVILWVCVLKSGIHATLAGVALAIFIPLRTKGDDTGHSPLRHLEHVLHPWVAFAIMPIFAFANAGVSFVGVSLATLTGAVPLGIMLGLFLGKQVGVLGFTWLAIKFKIAKLPEHATWMQVYGVAVLCGIGFTMSLFIGGLAFGNEGDYANQVKLGVIAGSLLSAVFGYVILRYMGNQAFIKTS from the coding sequence ATGGCAAGAGTACAGTTCCAAAGTGCGTTACAGGACTTTTTCAAGTTAGAATCCGCAAGTAGTATTCTGTTACTTGGTGCGGCGGTGTTAGCATTATTAATGAATAACACGCCAATTTTAAGTGATATTTATCAAGGGTTTTTGCACCTACCATTAGGTATTCGCTTAGGGGAAATTAATCTTGATAAATATGTTTTATTATGGATTAACGATGGATTAATGGCGGTTTTCTTTTTTCTCATCGGCTTGGAATTAAAACGGGAATTATTAGAAGGGCAATTAGCTTCTTTGCAACAAGCCATTTTACCGTTACTGGCGGCAATTGGCGGGATGTTAGTACCTGCCATTATTTATACAGCAGTCAATTGGGGACAGGCAGATTCGTTGCAAGGTTGGGCAATTCCTGCGGCAACAGATATTGCTTTTTCTTTGGGCGTTTTAGTGTTACTCAAGGGAATTATTCCTGATTCCTTACGGATTTTTTTGTTAGCACTAGCCATTATTGATGATATGGGGGCGATTATTATTATCGCTGCCTTTTATTCTGCACATGGTTTAGAACTGACCCCCTTGTACTACGCGGGCGGGGCAATTATTGCCCTCGCAGTGCTTAATATGCTACGTGTAACCCGTATTACACCTTATATTATTCTTGGGGTTATTTTATGGGTTTGTGTTTTAAAATCAGGTATTCACGCAACCTTAGCAGGGGTCGCATTGGCGATATTTATCCCTTTACGTACCAAAGGTGATGATACAGGACACTCTCCCCTCCGTCATTTAGAACATGTTTTACATCCTTGGGTTGCCTTCGCTATTATGCCGATTTTTGCCTTTGCTAATGCAGGTGTTTCGTTTGTAGGCGTTTCATTAGCAACGTTAACAGGCGCGGTACCGTTAGGCATTATGCTGGGTTTGTTTTTAGGCAAACAGGTGGGTGTGCTTGGTTTTACATGGTTAGCCATTAAATTTAAAATTGCCAAATTACCCGAACACGCAACTTGGATGCAAGTTTATGGTGTTGCTGTTTTATGTGGAATAGGCTTTACCATGAGCTTATTTATTGGTGGGCTCGCATTTGGAAACGAAGGTGATTATGCCAATCAAGTCAAATTAGGCGTTATTGCAGGGTCTTTACTATCTGCCGTATTTGGTTATGTGATTTTGCGTTATATGGGTAACCAAGCGTTTATTAAGACAAGCTAA
- a CDS encoding FlgO family outer membrane protein: MMNKTLRSFCILALCTYFLTACSSQSKKEEIPDVNLVEASYVVADALLVNAEKLNLNRTKPLLVASFVNVDDVQQSSTLGRMIAEQIGSRISQSGLKVVEVKLRSDSIFVKGNQYPNEGEFLLSRELKDLSSEHDAVAVVVGTYAESKSRVYVTAKMLNTHDNSIMASFDYSLPIGADIKQMLRNDKRRR, translated from the coding sequence ATGATGAATAAAACACTTCGTTCCTTTTGCATACTGGCATTATGTACTTATTTTCTAACAGCATGTTCTTCTCAATCGAAAAAAGAAGAAATTCCTGATGTTAATTTAGTTGAAGCCAGCTATGTTGTGGCAGATGCCTTGTTAGTGAATGCAGAAAAACTCAATCTCAATCGCACGAAACCCTTATTAGTAGCTAGTTTTGTTAATGTGGATGATGTGCAACAATCTTCCACTTTAGGACGGATGATTGCAGAACAAATCGGCTCGCGGATTTCACAAAGTGGTTTAAAAGTGGTAGAAGTTAAACTCCGTAGCGACAGCATTTTTGTGAAGGGCAATCAATATCCTAATGAAGGGGAATTTTTACTATCTCGTGAACTCAAAGATTTAAGCTCAGAACATGATGCCGTTGCAGTCGTTGTTGGAACGTATGCAGAAAGTAAAAGTCGGGTTTATGTCACTGCTAAAATGTTAAATACACATGATAATAGCATTATGGCTTCATTTGATTATAGTTTACCCATTGGTGCAGATATTAAACAAATGCTACGAAATGATAAACGTCGACGTTAA
- a CDS encoding AAA family ATPase, with translation MATLEITDSLMVNPFKTAKYFTTPELTQRLNLILHLLQNSEQLLLILAEEGCGKTTLLQQLKEKSQENWWIYSPSSSPALAPDTLATALLQAFNIRQEGKSLATLQELLRVQIATARYNGQLPILMVDDAHKLPLKTLELIIELAILGEPQTHLRVLLLCEPQITSILAAPEFEVVHNTLIHTLDIPPLSIEQMFYYIDAYLVDTPYQTQKLFSAEVIRKIYHLSEGIPGEVNLLAEQVLHNALLERERLVNAHQHKFLWGTFIVLILLGIGAFLWVEYPELLIGNDNHLRMTDPATPLSLPTQPTPTNATIAPTDPIAKQLGYDAELQVKAQTIIPLTTVLLVATAEKSTENPANPEQPLPQKQANDFDTILLGVKNINDASWLRVQNPNAYTLQILGAHDYTTLQPFLQTHQLSEVAVFKTLYRDKEWYVVTTGIYPSRKAAEQALASLPSELREQTQPWIRTLASIQTRLAK, from the coding sequence ATGGCGACATTAGAAATAACCGATAGCCTAATGGTCAACCCATTTAAAACCGCGAAATATTTCACAACCCCTGAATTAACACAGCGGTTAAATCTTATTTTGCATCTACTCCAAAACAGTGAACAATTACTCCTGATTCTTGCTGAAGAAGGATGTGGCAAGACCACTTTATTACAACAGCTTAAAGAGAAATCACAAGAAAACTGGTGGATTTATAGCCCAAGTAGTAGCCCTGCACTTGCACCTGATACTCTCGCAACAGCATTACTACAAGCGTTTAATATCCGTCAGGAGGGAAAAAGTCTTGCGACATTACAAGAATTATTGCGCGTCCAAATCGCAACCGCTCGTTATAATGGACAACTTCCCATTTTAATGGTGGACGACGCGCATAAATTACCGTTAAAAACCTTAGAATTAATCATAGAACTTGCCATTCTTGGCGAACCACAAACACATTTACGTGTGCTATTGCTATGTGAACCCCAAATTACCAGTATTCTTGCCGCACCTGAATTTGAAGTGGTACACAATACACTGATTCATACCTTGGATATTCCCCCTTTATCCATAGAACAAATGTTTTACTACATTGATGCTTACTTAGTAGATACACCTTATCAAACCCAAAAACTTTTCTCTGCGGAAGTCATTCGCAAAATTTACCATTTATCAGAAGGCATTCCCGGTGAAGTTAATCTATTGGCTGAACAAGTGTTGCATAATGCGCTTTTAGAACGAGAACGATTAGTCAATGCCCATCAACATAAATTCCTCTGGGGAACATTTATTGTATTAATCTTGTTGGGCATAGGTGCATTTTTATGGGTAGAATATCCAGAATTACTCATCGGTAACGACAATCATTTGCGGATGACTGACCCCGCAACGCCCCTAAGCCTGCCAACACAACCCACCCCAACTAACGCCACAATTGCCCCTACAGACCCTATTGCCAAACAACTGGGTTATGATGCTGAATTACAAGTAAAAGCACAAACTATTATTCCTTTAACCACCGTCTTGCTTGTTGCAACAGCAGAAAAAAGCACAGAAAACCCCGCTAACCCCGAACAGCCATTACCGCAAAAACAAGCAAATGATTTTGACACTATCTTGTTGGGCGTAAAAAATATCAATGATGCAAGCTGGTTACGGGTGCAAAACCCAAATGCTTATACCCTGCAAATTTTAGGTGCGCACGATTACACGACGTTACAACCTTTTTTGCAAACACATCAATTGAGTGAAGTGGCTGTTTTTAAAACGCTTTATCGTGATAAAGAATGGTATGTTGTAACAACAGGTATTTATCCTTCACGCAAAGCAGCAGAACAAGCCCTTGCGAGTTTACCCAGCGAATTACGTGAACAAACACAACCTTGGATTCGTACCCTTGCAAGTATTCAAACACGTCTTGCTAAATAA